One Endozoicomonas gorgoniicola DNA window includes the following coding sequences:
- the ccoS gene encoding cbb3-type cytochrome oxidase assembly protein CcoS, whose protein sequence is MESLFILIPLAVLFIALAIRLFFWAVDSGQFDDLEGPAHSILYEDKTIKPETDTCQSSGKKKPLES, encoded by the coding sequence ATGGAAAGCCTGTTTATTCTCATCCCCCTTGCCGTTCTGTTTATTGCCCTCGCCATCAGGTTGTTTTTCTGGGCAGTAGACAGTGGGCAGTTTGATGACCTCGAAGGTCCGGCTCATAGCATTCTTTATGAAGACAAAACAATAAAGCCAGAAACTGACACATGTCAGAGTAGTGGGAAAAAAAAGCCTTTAGAATCATAA
- a CDS encoding heavy metal translocating P-type ATPase: MSKDNHHCFHCHLPIPGTPPFHADVDGIQQPMCCPGCKAVTEAIIAGGLNSYYQHRTDPGLQAGSITRRLQEELLIYDRDEIQNDFVIAVDSSLKQASLLIEGITCAACIWLLESHISTLTGVDRVSVNLSTHEAQVVWNPEQIPLSTLLLHIHRIGYKAHPWRADRQEALLKEENRRFIRRLALAGIGTMQVMMYAIALYSGAITNDMSDAYRDFIRYISALVATPVILYSAAPFFKAALRDLRVRHLSMDVPVSIAIGGAYIASLWATINGSGEVYFDSVSMFTFFLLMGRYLELRARHATSRAARALQNLLPSSCLKLVDGEYVRVPAQELQKNDFVRVLPGDSVPADGIITCGSSRFDESMLTGENRPVAHQGGDIVIGGSLNVENAIELKVTQTGAETRMSAIMQLLNHARHDKPAIARMADRVAVWFVASVLIVATTVYWYWSAAAAEDAFWITLSVLVVTCPCALSLATPTALTAATGHLHQLGFLITKGHVLEGLEKITHVVFDKTGTLTRGNIELSEVRMVSQSHSESDVIQIAAALEAHSEHPIAKAFQTTTSTLSVQTVKTYTAQGVEGVIDGNVYRIGKPDFCLPDNSPARPEGTGQWLLLSQNHTALCWFRMMDDSLRQEACEVVSQLQNRGITVTLLSGDQTNVVATVAEELNINHWQAQASPDDKLEFIRQQQQRGERVLMVGDGINDVPVLAGADISLAMGTASDLAKTSADAVLLSNDLSRLLDAWQLARKTRSVIRQNLTWSLLYNLSALPLAAAGLIAPWMAAIGMALSSLIVVGNALRLGGQQKNSRVPVSECSEPPSVYNPAIRI, translated from the coding sequence ATGAGCAAGGACAACCACCACTGCTTTCACTGTCATCTGCCAATTCCCGGCACTCCCCCATTCCATGCAGATGTTGACGGAATACAGCAGCCCATGTGCTGCCCTGGCTGCAAGGCAGTCACTGAAGCTATTATTGCCGGTGGTCTGAACAGCTATTACCAGCACCGCACCGACCCGGGACTACAGGCCGGCAGCATTACCCGGCGACTTCAGGAAGAGCTGTTGATCTACGACAGGGACGAGATTCAGAACGATTTTGTAATTGCCGTCGATTCGTCACTCAAACAGGCCAGCCTGTTAATTGAAGGCATTACCTGTGCCGCCTGTATCTGGTTGCTGGAAAGCCACATTAGCACCCTGACAGGGGTTGACCGGGTCAGCGTCAACCTCAGCACCCATGAAGCCCAGGTGGTCTGGAATCCTGAACAGATACCACTGAGTACCCTGCTGCTGCATATTCATCGTATTGGTTACAAAGCCCACCCATGGCGTGCAGATCGTCAGGAAGCCCTGTTAAAAGAAGAAAATCGTCGTTTTATTAGACGACTGGCACTGGCGGGCATTGGCACCATGCAGGTGATGATGTATGCCATTGCCCTCTATTCAGGGGCGATTACCAATGATATGAGCGACGCTTATCGTGATTTTATTCGTTATATCAGCGCTCTGGTGGCCACACCGGTTATCCTTTATTCTGCCGCCCCTTTCTTTAAGGCAGCCCTGCGCGATCTCAGGGTGCGTCATCTGAGTATGGATGTGCCAGTCTCCATCGCCATTGGCGGTGCTTATATCGCCAGTTTATGGGCCACAATAAACGGCAGTGGCGAAGTGTATTTTGATTCGGTGTCGATGTTCACCTTCTTTCTTCTGATGGGTCGCTACCTTGAGCTTCGAGCCAGACATGCCACATCCAGAGCCGCAAGGGCTCTGCAAAACCTGCTACCCTCCAGCTGCCTGAAGCTGGTTGATGGTGAGTATGTCCGGGTACCGGCGCAAGAGCTGCAAAAAAACGACTTTGTTCGTGTTTTACCCGGCGACTCGGTTCCGGCTGACGGCATTATTACCTGCGGCTCCAGCCGTTTTGACGAATCCATGCTGACCGGCGAAAACCGCCCGGTCGCCCATCAAGGTGGCGACATCGTTATAGGTGGTAGCCTTAATGTAGAGAACGCCATTGAGCTGAAGGTCACCCAGACTGGCGCAGAAACCCGCATGTCTGCCATCATGCAGCTGCTTAACCATGCCCGGCATGACAAGCCGGCTATTGCCAGAATGGCTGACCGGGTAGCCGTTTGGTTTGTTGCTTCGGTGTTGATTGTTGCCACCACCGTCTACTGGTACTGGTCCGCAGCGGCCGCCGAAGACGCTTTCTGGATTACTCTGTCAGTACTGGTGGTCACCTGTCCCTGCGCTCTGTCACTGGCCACGCCTACGGCGCTCACCGCTGCCACTGGACATTTGCACCAGCTTGGTTTCCTGATCACAAAAGGGCATGTTCTGGAAGGTCTTGAGAAGATTACCCATGTTGTCTTTGACAAAACAGGTACGCTGACCCGAGGCAATATAGAGCTGAGTGAAGTGCGTATGGTTAGCCAGAGTCACTCAGAAAGCGATGTAATACAAATTGCTGCGGCACTGGAAGCTCATTCAGAACACCCTATTGCGAAAGCTTTTCAAACGACAACGTCGACGTTATCAGTACAGACAGTGAAGACTTACACCGCACAGGGCGTTGAAGGTGTTATAGACGGCAATGTTTACCGGATAGGCAAACCCGATTTCTGCCTGCCAGACAACAGCCCGGCAAGACCGGAAGGCACTGGTCAGTGGTTACTACTCAGCCAGAACCATACAGCCCTGTGCTGGTTCCGGATGATGGACGACAGTTTGCGTCAGGAAGCCTGCGAAGTGGTCAGCCAGTTACAAAACCGTGGAATAACCGTGACGCTGCTCAGCGGAGACCAGACAAACGTGGTTGCCACTGTCGCTGAAGAGTTAAATATCAACCACTGGCAGGCACAGGCAAGCCCCGACGACAAGCTTGAGTTTATCAGGCAGCAACAACAACGGGGTGAACGGGTTCTGATGGTGGGCGACGGCATCAACGATGTCCCGGTTCTGGCAGGGGCAGATATTTCACTGGCGATGGGTACGGCTTCCGATCTGGCAAAAACCAGTGCCGACGCCGTCCTGCTATCTAACGACTTAAGTCGTTTGCTGGATGCCTGGCAGCTGGCTCGCAAAACCCGTTCAGTCATTCGCCAGAACCTGACCTGGTCACTGCTGTATAACCTTAGCGCACTGCCTCTGGCAGCAGCAGGTCTGATCGCCCCCTGGATGGCAGCCATAGGTATGGCACTGAGTTCACTGATTGTTGTGGGCAATGCCCTGCGCCTGGGTGGACAACAAAAAAACAGCCGTGTCCCGGTTTCTGAGTGCTCAGAACCACCCTCTGTATACAACCCGGCCATAAGGATATAA
- a CDS encoding adenine phosphoribosyltransferase, whose protein sequence is MIIDDFYLKSQIRTVPDWPKPGILFRDVSTIFENPKAWRGVMDSFIHRYMELDFSHIGAMDARGFLIGSNLSYVLNKPLVLFRKKGKLPAKTISVEYDLEYGTASLEVHADSLQKGDRVLLVDDLIATGGTLLAAVQLIEKLGARTIEAAAIMDLPDLGGSRRLQNAGVPTFSLCAFEGE, encoded by the coding sequence ATGATCATCGACGATTTTTATCTCAAGTCCCAGATTCGTACTGTTCCCGACTGGCCCAAGCCAGGCATTCTGTTCCGGGATGTTTCCACCATTTTTGAAAACCCAAAAGCCTGGCGTGGCGTGATGGACAGTTTTATCCACCGTTACATGGAGCTGGATTTCAGCCATATTGGTGCAATGGATGCACGGGGCTTTCTGATCGGCTCCAACCTTTCCTATGTACTCAACAAGCCTCTGGTTCTGTTTCGCAAAAAAGGTAAACTGCCCGCCAAAACCATCTCGGTAGAATACGATCTGGAGTATGGAACAGCCAGCCTGGAGGTTCATGCCGACAGCCTGCAAAAAGGTGACCGGGTCTTACTGGTTGACGACCTGATTGCAACGGGTGGCACTCTGCTGGCTGCGGTTCAGCTCATTGAAAAACTGGGCGCAAGAACCATTGAGGCGGCAGCGATTATGGACCTGCCTGACCTTGGCGGCTCCCGTCGTCTGCAAAATGCAGGCGTTCCCACCTTTTCGTTGTGCGCCTTTGAAGGGGAATAA
- the fnr gene encoding fumarate/nitrate reduction transcriptional regulator Fnr, translating to MTSKPNVRQPSHVACRDCSLSSLCLPLALSVKDIDNLDRIIKRGRPLKKGEHLFLEGDPFDSVYAVRSGAIKTYTATNEGEEQITAFYLPSEILGLSGMDTDMYPVSAQAMETTMVCEIPFEQLEMLSDEFPELGRHLMRLMSKKIREDQQMMMLLSKKNADERIATFLINLASRFRRRGFSSQSFRLSMSRNEMGNYLGLAVETVSRVFTRFQKNGLISAVGKEIEIRDAVQLCSLAGGKAADIEQIIAIN from the coding sequence ATGACGTCTAAGCCCAACGTCCGACAACCAAGCCATGTGGCATGCAGGGATTGCAGTCTCAGCTCTCTGTGCCTGCCGCTGGCGTTGAGCGTGAAAGACATTGACAATCTGGATCGAATCATAAAACGCGGCCGCCCGCTGAAAAAAGGGGAACACCTGTTTCTGGAAGGAGACCCGTTCGACAGCGTATACGCTGTGCGTTCCGGGGCTATCAAAACCTACACAGCAACTAACGAAGGTGAAGAACAGATTACTGCCTTCTACCTGCCAAGCGAAATCCTCGGCCTGAGCGGTATGGACACTGACATGTATCCGGTCTCCGCCCAGGCCATGGAAACCACCATGGTGTGTGAGATTCCGTTTGAGCAGCTGGAAATGCTGTCTGACGAATTCCCGGAGCTGGGTCGTCACCTGATGCGCCTGATGAGCAAAAAAATCAGGGAAGACCAGCAAATGATGATGCTGCTGTCCAAGAAGAATGCAGACGAGCGTATCGCTACATTCCTGATCAATCTTGCCAGCCGTTTCCGTCGTCGTGGTTTCTCATCCCAGTCTTTCAGACTGTCCATGTCCCGTAACGAGATGGGCAACTATCTGGGTCTGGCAGTAGAGACGGTTAGCCGTGTTTTCACTCGTTTCCAGAAAAACGGCCTGATTTCGGCTGTTGGCAAGGAAATTGAAATTCGTGACGCAGTTCAACTATGCTCTCTGGCTGGCGGAAAAGCCGCTGATATTGAACAGATCATTGCAATAAACTGA
- the hemN gene encoding oxygen-independent coproporphyrinogen III oxidase: MNNTPVWDTGLISKYDLSGPRYTSYPTAVQFSEDFDKQHYQSSAWRSSATDKPLSLYFHIPFCQHVCYYCACNKIVTQRKEQADTYLNYLFKEIELQADLYNDDQEVQQLHLGGGTPTFLNQEQISALMNKVSEHFKLSHGSDIDYSIELDPREVDWPMMATLRDQGFTRISIGVQDLDPVVQQAVNRVQSEAQIESVLDAARTMAFKSVHMDLIYGLPQQTLSGFMTTIDKVIAMQPDRLSLFNYAHLPHRFMPQRRINERDLPPADVKLQILQQATRRLLDSGYVYIGMDHFALPDDELAVAQEDGTLHRNFQGYTTHSQCDLIGMGISSISKVGNTYIQNYTNMAEYQSAIEQSQLPIKRGLKMTRDDQIRQSVINELICHFRLKPETIEQQYSIDFPSYFLSELINLKPLAQDGLIVITPEILEVTPVGKLLIRNICMVFDRYYQEQKNTKLFSKVI, encoded by the coding sequence ATGAATAACACACCCGTGTGGGATACAGGACTGATTAGCAAGTATGACCTGTCTGGTCCACGCTATACCTCATACCCAACGGCAGTTCAGTTTTCTGAAGACTTCGACAAGCAGCATTATCAGTCCAGCGCCTGGCGTAGTTCAGCCACAGACAAGCCTCTGTCGCTGTATTTCCATATTCCGTTTTGCCAGCACGTTTGTTACTACTGTGCCTGCAACAAGATTGTCACTCAGCGCAAAGAGCAGGCAGACACTTACCTGAACTACCTGTTCAAAGAAATTGAGCTGCAGGCAGACCTGTATAATGACGATCAGGAAGTACAACAGCTACACCTTGGGGGCGGCACGCCCACTTTCCTTAATCAGGAACAGATTTCAGCGTTGATGAACAAGGTATCTGAACACTTCAAACTGTCCCACGGGAGTGACATTGATTACTCCATCGAACTGGACCCTCGTGAAGTAGACTGGCCCATGATGGCGACATTGCGGGACCAGGGCTTTACCCGCATCAGCATTGGCGTTCAGGATCTGGACCCGGTGGTACAGCAGGCGGTTAACCGGGTACAAAGCGAAGCGCAAATTGAATCGGTTCTTGATGCAGCCCGCACCATGGCATTCAAATCGGTTCACATGGACCTGATATACGGGCTGCCGCAACAGACGCTCAGCGGATTCATGACTACCATTGATAAGGTGATCGCGATGCAACCCGATCGTCTGTCGCTGTTTAACTACGCTCACCTGCCACATCGCTTTATGCCACAGCGTCGAATAAATGAGAGAGACCTGCCACCTGCCGATGTCAAACTGCAGATTCTGCAGCAGGCGACCCGCAGGTTACTGGACAGTGGCTATGTTTACATCGGCATGGATCATTTTGCACTACCCGATGACGAGCTGGCAGTAGCACAGGAAGACGGCACGCTGCATCGCAACTTTCAGGGTTATACCACACACAGCCAGTGTGACCTGATAGGTATGGGCATCTCTTCTATCAGCAAGGTAGGCAACACCTATATCCAGAACTATACAAATATGGCTGAATACCAGTCTGCTATCGAGCAAAGTCAGTTGCCGATTAAGCGCGGTCTGAAAATGACCAGAGATGACCAGATTCGTCAGAGTGTCATCAACGAGCTGATCTGCCATTTCAGACTAAAACCAGAAACAATTGAGCAGCAATATTCTATTGATTTTCCCAGCTACTTTCTGTCTGAACTGATCAACTTAAAACCACTGGCACAGGATGGTCTGATCGTCATAACACCCGAAATTCTGGAAGTCACACCGGTAGGCAAACTGCTGATACGAAATATCTGCATGGTGTTTGACCGGTATTATCAGGAGCAAAAAAACACGAAGCTTTTTTCTAAAGTGATTTAA
- a CDS encoding FixH family protein encodes MTHPVNHEPFTPWYKEPWVWAIIGLLLTTFIWGGYRIYYAFKIQDSVVVDDYYKSGKAINQDLTRDQNAKDLNISAQLTIDELMGEVQVRVQGDAEEWPSSLKLSLLSPAFADRDKVITLKQGITLTSDVVYVGQTDRAVSGKTYIQLETIDELIPEIGYETGWRLNQTHTLEPGATVLLHSQP; translated from the coding sequence ATGACCCATCCGGTAAACCATGAGCCCTTCACCCCCTGGTATAAAGAGCCCTGGGTCTGGGCAATCATCGGGCTGCTGTTAACGACCTTTATCTGGGGCGGCTACCGGATTTATTACGCCTTCAAAATACAAGACAGCGTTGTAGTGGATGATTACTACAAGAGTGGTAAAGCCATCAACCAGGATCTGACCCGCGACCAGAATGCCAAAGACCTGAACATCTCAGCACAGCTGACTATTGACGAACTGATGGGCGAGGTACAGGTAAGGGTTCAGGGGGATGCTGAAGAGTGGCCTTCATCGCTGAAACTGAGCCTGCTGTCGCCAGCTTTTGCTGACCGGGACAAGGTTATCACCCTGAAGCAAGGCATCACCCTGACTTCAGATGTCGTTTATGTTGGCCAGACCGACAGAGCCGTTTCTGGCAAAACCTATATTCAGCTCGAAACCATTGACGAACTGATTCCGGAAATCGGCTACGAGACCGGCTGGCGCCTGAACCAGACTCATACGCTTGAGCCCGGAGCCACTGTGCTGCTGCATTCTCAACCTTGA
- a CDS encoding sulfite exporter TauE/SafE family protein, producing the protein MELSHTMPVYLTALSIGLLGSAHCIGMCGGITSALSLSLQGKNRWQTTVLMLTYHLGRIGSYALAGFILGSIGWYLGDLSRGLHLALRGVAGIMLIAMGLYISGWWRGLMRLEQFGGRLWKHIQPAASRLLPIRNLPNALTLGSLWGWLPCGMVYSTLVWSATQGNALQSALLMCLFGLGTLPAVFLTGLFARQLTSLIQAAATRNIAGVLMILFGLWAIPGPHQKWVMSLLAMSSHSM; encoded by the coding sequence ATGGAGCTAAGCCATACCATGCCTGTTTATCTGACCGCGCTCAGTATCGGACTGCTGGGCAGCGCTCACTGTATTGGCATGTGTGGCGGTATTACCTCGGCGTTAAGCCTGTCGCTTCAGGGCAAAAATCGCTGGCAGACAACGGTCTTAATGCTGACCTATCACCTGGGCAGGATAGGTAGCTATGCACTGGCTGGTTTTATTCTGGGTAGTATTGGCTGGTATCTGGGCGACCTCAGTCGTGGACTTCATCTGGCCTTGCGCGGTGTCGCAGGCATTATGCTGATCGCCATGGGGCTTTATATTAGCGGTTGGTGGCGGGGCCTTATGCGTCTGGAACAGTTTGGTGGACGACTATGGAAACATATTCAGCCAGCAGCCAGTCGTTTACTGCCGATTCGTAATCTGCCTAATGCCCTGACGCTGGGCAGCCTCTGGGGCTGGCTTCCCTGCGGAATGGTCTACAGCACACTGGTCTGGAGCGCCACTCAGGGCAATGCCCTGCAATCGGCCTTATTGATGTGCCTGTTTGGGCTCGGTACCTTGCCCGCTGTCTTTTTAACGGGTCTGTTTGCCAGACAGTTAACCTCGCTGATTCAGGCAGCAGCTACCCGCAACATTGCGGGCGTATTAATGATCCTGTTTGGGCTCTGGGCTATTCCCGGTCCACATCAAAAATGGGTTATGTCTTTACTGGCCATGAGCAGTCACTCAATGTAG